The Helianthus annuus cultivar XRQ/B chromosome 11, HanXRQr2.0-SUNRISE, whole genome shotgun sequence region CTCTATATATTGTATAAAATcataataaacaaaataaaaacatacctTGTGCCAAGGGTGGGCCTTTACTTGCGGAAACCGAAAATCAGTGTAGTTCGGATTCATACAGCGAAGTTCTTCTCGAGTCGGTGTGCCCAGGACCTGACCAGTTAAACGAAACACGTTATAAACTTATAAGCCCGTTAAAAAGCTCGGATAAACTATAGAGAACCGTACCTTAATAATTTCCACAAGCTGATCGACTGCGTTTTCTCCAGGAAATAGTGGCTGCAAATAACCAGAAAATTTCAATACATTAAGGTCTTACATGATGGCTTTATATAAGGTTATATTAACAACGGTTTCGGAAAATGCGAACCTGTCCCAGAAGAAGTTCAGCGAGAATGCAACCAGCCGACCATATATCAATCGAGGTTGTATACTCTGTGGCACCAAAGATGAGTTCGGGTGCACGATAAAACCGGGAGCAAATGTATGATATATTTGCTTCTCCCCTCACCTGACGACAACAAAAATATCAATATGGTCAGATATAAATTATGATGTGAATGAATATCTCAACTACATAAAAAGGGGCAAAAAACAAGTTATGTATAAGCAAAGTAAAAGTAACTAAAAAATTAACCTACACACACACAGATATATATAAAACATTGCCACGACTTAAATTTATGACTTTCATTGCTAATAATCTATCATCATGTACTATACAAGATCTTCAAGTAGCAACAGGGAAGCTCATTAATTAAAATTGTTATATAcaacataatatatattatttagttataATTATCATATTTTATAATGATAactaattattattactatataagtacttaatatattaaaaaaaatatataaatgataCGCTTGTTTAGACTCGCGAGCCACATAATCGGGCCCGTTTATTAAACAAGCTTATTATTAGGCTTGAGCTTGTTTTAGCTCGGCTCGATTCAAGCTTTTAGCAAGCCAACCTCGAGTAGCTCACGAGCGTCTTGGCTCATTTACACCCCAAAGTAACTAATAAAAATCCAGAAATATCCCGAGATGTTGAGAAAGGTCGGACATACTAGCATTTTTGCACTTCCGAAGTCACAAATCTTGACTTGATGAGTAACAGGATCAACCTGTGCAAAAAATGGAAAAATAAACGAATGAGAACTAATAATTTATAGCATAAtatgaaaaagaaagaaaagtatATATTCACACCAAGACGTTCTGGGGCTTCAAGTCCCTGTGGCATACTCCAGTAACCATATGCATGTACGCTAACCCCCTAAAAATCTGATAAAAGATTTCCACATGTTAATTCTATAACtctataataaaaataaataaataaaaaaataaataaaaaaacagaaTATGAAACCGTGCTGAAGtgaaagaaaacaaaacaaaacaaaactaactTGATATGTGTAAAGTTTGACGTAAATGAGAGGCATCCTCTGGCGTGAATCGCTATAATGCTTTAACACTCTAAAAATCGTCTCGGGAACGTATTCCATCACCAGGTTCAGAAAAAGCTCATCCTTGCTTGTCGTtgaataaaaacaatgcttcaaCGACACCACGTTTGGATGGT contains the following coding sequences:
- the LOC110890651 gene encoding shaggy-related protein kinase eta isoform X1 → MADDKEMSTKVVDGSGAETGHIISTTIGGNNGEPKQTVSYMAERVVGAGSFGIVFQAKCLETGETVAIKKVLQDKRYKNRELQLMRTMDHPNVVSLKHCFYSTTSKDELFLNLVMEYVPETIFRVLKHYSDSRQRMPLIYVKLYTYQIFRGLAYMHMVTGVCHRDLKPQNVLVDPVTHQVKICDFGSAKMLVRGEANISYICSRFYRAPELIFGATEYTTSIDIWSAGCILAELLLGQPLFPGENAVDQLVEIIKVLGTPTREELRCMNPNYTDFRFPQVKAHPWHKVFHKRMPPEAIDLASRLLQYSPSLRCNALEAIAHPFFDEIRQPNARLTNGRPLPPLFDFKQELSAASPELVNRLIPDHVKRQIGLQFVPPVTGATIT
- the LOC110890651 gene encoding shaggy-related protein kinase eta isoform X2 yields the protein MADDKVVDGSGAETGHIISTTIGGNNGEPKQTVSYMAERVVGAGSFGIVFQAKCLETGETVAIKKVLQDKRYKNRELQLMRTMDHPNVVSLKHCFYSTTSKDELFLNLVMEYVPETIFRVLKHYSDSRQRMPLIYVKLYTYQIFRGLAYMHMVTGVCHRDLKPQNVLVDPVTHQVKICDFGSAKMLVRGEANISYICSRFYRAPELIFGATEYTTSIDIWSAGCILAELLLGQPLFPGENAVDQLVEIIKVLGTPTREELRCMNPNYTDFRFPQVKAHPWHKVFHKRMPPEAIDLASRLLQYSPSLRCNALEAIAHPFFDEIRQPNARLTNGRPLPPLFDFKQELSAASPELVNRLIPDHVKRQIGLQFVPPVTGATIT
- the LOC110890651 gene encoding shaggy-related protein kinase eta isoform X3; its protein translation is MSTKVVDGSGAETGHIISTTIGGNNGEPKQTVSYMAERVVGAGSFGIVFQAKCLETGETVAIKKVLQDKRYKNRELQLMRTMDHPNVVSLKHCFYSTTSKDELFLNLVMEYVPETIFRVLKHYSDSRQRMPLIYVKLYTYQIFRGLAYMHMVTGVCHRDLKPQNVLVDPVTHQVKICDFGSAKMLVRGEANISYICSRFYRAPELIFGATEYTTSIDIWSAGCILAELLLGQPLFPGENAVDQLVEIIKVLGTPTREELRCMNPNYTDFRFPQVKAHPWHKVFHKRMPPEAIDLASRLLQYSPSLRCNALEAIAHPFFDEIRQPNARLTNGRPLPPLFDFKQELSAASPELVNRLIPDHVKRQIGLQFVPPVTGATIT